In one Aeromicrobium wangtongii genomic region, the following are encoded:
- a CDS encoding NAD(P)/FAD-dependent oxidoreductase encodes MNDHVLIVGASHAGVQLAARLRERGHEGPVTLVGEESPLPYHRPPLSKAYLAGSVTAESMSLRPETFYSSKAITLVPGARVEEIDMAAGTAHCLTGQSFDFDHVALTTGARVRRLDIPGADLAGVVYLRDMQDATGLREALGPVRRAVVVGGGFIGLEAAAVLRQRGVDVTVVEAADRLMARSVSEEMSAFFAGVHRDRGSRVLLETGVVAMNGREGRVEEVVLDDDSTVPADLVVVGIGVVPRTELADRMGLAVDGGILVDRQARTSDPRVVAAGDATVLPHPLEPATFLRLESVQNATDQADIAAATICGQTAAYDSVPWFWSDQFDLKLQMAGAAIGYDEVVLRGSAPDRLTVLCYRRGQLVAGECVNAGADFVAVRRALATGKSFPQDMAADTSIKLKSLLS; translated from the coding sequence GTGAACGACCACGTCCTGATCGTCGGGGCAAGTCACGCCGGCGTGCAGCTCGCCGCCCGGTTGCGCGAGCGCGGTCACGAAGGTCCGGTGACACTCGTGGGCGAGGAATCGCCCCTGCCCTACCACCGACCCCCGCTGTCGAAGGCCTACCTGGCCGGCAGCGTCACCGCTGAGTCGATGTCCTTGCGCCCGGAGACCTTCTACTCGAGCAAGGCCATCACACTGGTGCCAGGAGCCCGCGTGGAGGAGATCGACATGGCCGCCGGGACGGCCCACTGCTTGACCGGCCAGAGCTTCGACTTCGATCACGTGGCGCTGACGACCGGCGCTCGAGTGCGACGTCTGGACATACCCGGCGCCGACTTGGCCGGCGTTGTCTACCTGCGCGACATGCAGGACGCCACCGGTCTGCGCGAGGCACTTGGGCCGGTGCGACGAGCAGTCGTCGTCGGAGGTGGATTCATCGGGCTCGAGGCCGCCGCCGTGCTACGCCAGCGAGGAGTGGATGTCACCGTCGTGGAGGCTGCAGACCGGCTGATGGCCCGCTCGGTCTCCGAGGAGATGTCCGCCTTCTTTGCCGGAGTGCATCGTGACCGCGGAAGCCGTGTGCTCCTGGAGACAGGCGTGGTCGCCATGAACGGCCGGGAGGGCCGAGTCGAGGAGGTCGTGCTGGACGACGACTCCACCGTGCCGGCGGACCTGGTGGTCGTCGGTATCGGCGTAGTTCCCCGCACCGAACTGGCCGACCGCATGGGCCTGGCGGTCGACGGCGGAATCCTCGTCGACCGCCAGGCCCGGACCAGCGACCCCCGCGTGGTTGCCGCCGGCGATGCGACTGTCCTGCCCCACCCGTTGGAACCAGCGACATTTCTTCGTCTGGAGTCGGTGCAGAACGCCACCGACCAAGCCGACATCGCAGCAGCCACGATCTGCGGCCAGACGGCCGCCTACGACTCCGTGCCGTGGTTCTGGTCCGACCAGTTCGACCTCAAGCTGCAAATGGCAGGTGCTGCCATAGGCTACGACGAGGTCGTGCTCCGCGGATCCGCGCCCGACAGGCTCACCGTCCTGTGTTATCGCCGAGGCCAGTTGGTCGCCGGCGAGTGCGTGAATGCCGGGGCAGACTTCGTGGCCGTGCGCCGTGCGCTGGCGACAGGGAAGTCCTTTCCCCAGGACATGGCGGCTGACACCTCGATCAAGCTCAAGTCCTTGTTGTCGTGA
- a CDS encoding LLM class flavin-dependent oxidoreductase, with protein MKFGIFTMPEHPPRENWTLSYDRDIAEIVKAESLGFDEFWIGEHHTGGFENVPMPELMIAKASAVTSRIRLGTGVVNLPYQDPFLVAERLAFLDHLTHGRLIYGFGGGGLPTDKKLFQMAPEEATPRTNESLEIIWKLLTSEDPVTHEGVFWHYEDRQLQVGPHQEVPPIAVAGLTGTHNFEKCGNRGWIPLSVYFAPLHSTDNPAAPDLVAHRDAILKGAADAGLDAGAAVADWRVSREVYVSSSRNDALNEIRDGVKLSYDYLLGLGLGALMKQDENMADADLTFDWMVEHIPWVIGSPEDCIDQIHHIREEVGDFGTFLINSRDWVTSDMWHRSLELFARYVMPQFQSHQHMARRERLAKVALGLE; from the coding sequence ATGAAGTTCGGAATCTTCACCATGCCGGAGCATCCGCCACGAGAGAACTGGACGCTTTCCTACGACCGCGACATCGCCGAGATCGTCAAGGCTGAGTCGCTGGGGTTCGATGAGTTCTGGATCGGCGAGCACCACACCGGCGGATTCGAGAACGTCCCGATGCCTGAGCTGATGATCGCCAAGGCGTCCGCCGTCACCAGCCGTATCCGGCTCGGCACTGGAGTGGTCAACCTGCCCTACCAGGATCCCTTCCTTGTCGCCGAGCGACTGGCTTTCCTGGACCACCTGACCCACGGACGCCTCATCTATGGTTTCGGGGGCGGCGGTCTGCCCACTGACAAGAAGCTCTTTCAGATGGCCCCTGAAGAGGCGACGCCTCGCACCAACGAGTCGCTCGAGATCATCTGGAAGCTCTTGACCTCCGAGGATCCAGTCACCCACGAGGGAGTCTTCTGGCACTACGAGGACCGTCAGCTTCAGGTCGGGCCTCACCAGGAAGTGCCCCCGATCGCGGTTGCTGGACTCACCGGCACCCACAACTTCGAGAAGTGCGGCAACAGGGGCTGGATCCCGCTCAGCGTCTACTTCGCGCCGCTGCACAGCACCGACAATCCGGCGGCGCCGGACTTGGTGGCCCACCGCGACGCCATCCTCAAGGGTGCAGCCGATGCTGGCCTGGACGCCGGCGCTGCGGTCGCCGACTGGCGGGTGAGCCGCGAAGTCTATGTCTCGTCCAGTCGCAATGATGCGCTCAACGAGATCCGTGATGGTGTGAAACTGTCCTACGACTACCTGCTCGGACTTGGCCTCGGCGCGTTGATGAAGCAGGACGAGAACATGGCCGACGCGGACCTGACCTTCGACTGGATGGTCGAGCACATCCCGTGGGTGATTGGGAGCCCGGAGGACTGCATCGACCAGATTCATCACATTCGCGAAGAGGTTGGTGACTTCGGCACTTTCCTCATCAACTCGCGCGACTGGGTCACCAGTGACATGTGGCACCGCTCCCTGGAACTCTTCGCTCGGTACGTGATGCCGCAGTTCCAGTCGCACCAGCACATGGCGCGCAGGGAACGGCTCGCCAAGGTCGCGCTGGGCCTGGAGTAG
- a CDS encoding flavin reductase family protein, which produces MIELPPDEINPDHLRAAFSCFPSGITAVCAVVDDQPAGMAASSFTSVSLDPALVSICIQNSSRTWRQLRSLLRLGVSVLASGQDEACRKLARPEGDRFQGVAWEKSSDGSVFIKGAAAWLNCGIHTVVPAGDHAIALLRVHALWCDEHVEPLVFHGSKFRTLAGA; this is translated from the coding sequence GTGATCGAGTTGCCGCCGGACGAAATTAACCCCGACCATCTGCGAGCCGCTTTCAGCTGCTTCCCCAGCGGTATCACGGCCGTCTGTGCCGTCGTCGACGACCAACCAGCCGGCATGGCGGCCAGTTCCTTCACCTCGGTCTCCCTGGACCCGGCTCTGGTGTCAATCTGCATACAGAACAGTTCTCGCACCTGGCGGCAGCTTCGGTCGCTGCTGCGTCTGGGGGTCAGCGTCCTCGCCAGTGGGCAGGACGAAGCGTGTCGCAAGCTCGCTCGCCCAGAGGGTGACCGCTTCCAGGGCGTTGCTTGGGAGAAGAGCAGCGACGGATCGGTCTTCATCAAGGGTGCGGCGGCCTGGCTGAACTGCGGCATCCACACCGTCGTGCCCGCTGGCGACCACGCCATCGCGCTTCTGCGCGTGCACGCGCTCTGGTGCGACGAACACGTCGAGCCCTTGGTGTTTCACGGCAGCAAGTTCCGCACCCTCGCCGGAGCCTGA
- a CDS encoding ExeM/NucH family extracellular endonuclease, with protein MKTTIVTRWVAAAAVAVASLVAVPAAPAMATPAGDNLVINEVYNNGGSAGASYAHRFFELYNPTDHDISVNGWSLQYKSATGATFSGKTELGDKHLEPGGTLVVRGASNNAATNPGAPVTADIAPDTGLNSAAGSGVIALSRSTATLTTSLTDANLVDLVGYGTTANLFEGSARAATGGLALSVTRRTAGADSDDNGADFAAVAPSPAACGTTCDGPGDSGGGPVDPPADPVDATIAEIQGAGAASPLAGKTVTTRGVVTAVYKTGGFNGAVIQTPGTGGAVDAATHTTSDGLFVFDSAFAAGVDKGDFVEVTGDVSEFNGLTELTTAAGKFTKLTETPAPVLPATISFPLSEVQRESFESMLLLPQGAMTVTDNYATNQYGEIGLADGSEPLQTPTNVVAPGAPAKALLAENTQRLVNLDDGSSVNFLSAANQGIALPWLRPDNEVRVGAAVSFVDPVVLDWRNSVWKLQPTQHLTSSGKEPVTFSSTRTAGPTDVGGDVRIGTFNVLNYFSTTAADFEKSGLGTCTTYKDRAGNPVTANSCTNNGPRGAADDANLERQQAKIVAAINTLDADVVSLEEIENSKAVDPKADRDEALATLVDALNGAAGKQRWAFVASPATVPAAEDVIRTAFIYQPKIVAPVGASSILDDPAFTNARQPLAQAFKRAGGPDTTTFAVIVNHFKSKGSGTGLDADQGDGQGASNHSRVQQATALVGFADRFGTSAGTDKIFLTGDFNAYNKEDPVRIIEEAGYTNVPAERTTKETYQFDGMVGSLDHVFASPAAYARVTGADIWNINAYEALAREYSRYNYNATDLYRADPYRASDHDPELVGVDLGAELDATTTSATAPASIRAGADLTVSVSVSGRATGDVTVTEGGTVLGRATLVDGAAEVVIAGLPIGSHLLTVTYSGDATHQGSSTTVATRVVKALSGLTASAGPATYGTSAALTVTGAPGASGLVYVASGDQLAGMGMMTGGTATITLSSRLPVGTSQLTVFYAGSAGFDPATTTTSVTVAKASTTLKKVSVSPSRIVVKRTKAFVTLSVKATGFTVDGGKVTLRQGGKNYSGTVRNGKVRIRLAKFTSKGSAKKVTATYSGNSVAKGSKTSFTVKVRAK; from the coding sequence ATGAAGACAACGATCGTCACGCGATGGGTGGCCGCCGCGGCCGTCGCAGTCGCCTCACTCGTCGCCGTCCCGGCGGCGCCCGCCATGGCCACACCGGCCGGCGACAACCTGGTCATCAACGAGGTGTACAACAACGGCGGCAGCGCAGGCGCCTCGTACGCCCACCGCTTCTTCGAGCTCTACAACCCGACCGACCACGACATCAGCGTCAACGGCTGGTCGTTGCAGTACAAGTCCGCGACCGGCGCCACGTTCTCCGGCAAGACCGAGCTGGGCGACAAGCACCTCGAGCCCGGCGGCACCCTCGTGGTCCGCGGAGCCAGCAACAACGCGGCGACGAACCCCGGCGCCCCCGTGACCGCCGACATCGCTCCGGACACCGGTCTGAACTCCGCCGCCGGCAGCGGCGTCATCGCCCTGTCGAGGTCGACCGCCACGCTGACCACCTCCCTGACCGACGCCAACCTGGTGGACCTGGTCGGCTACGGCACGACCGCGAACCTGTTCGAGGGCTCCGCGCGTGCCGCGACCGGAGGACTGGCCCTCTCCGTCACGCGCAGGACCGCCGGCGCCGACTCCGACGACAACGGTGCCGACTTCGCAGCCGTGGCGCCGAGCCCGGCCGCGTGCGGGACGACGTGCGACGGACCGGGGGACTCCGGCGGTGGTCCCGTCGACCCGCCGGCCGATCCGGTCGACGCGACGATCGCCGAGATCCAGGGCGCCGGTGCGGCCAGCCCCCTGGCCGGCAAGACCGTGACGACCCGCGGCGTCGTGACCGCGGTCTACAAGACCGGTGGGTTCAACGGCGCCGTCATCCAGACGCCCGGCACCGGCGGCGCGGTCGACGCGGCCACGCACACGACGTCCGACGGACTGTTCGTCTTCGACTCGGCGTTCGCCGCGGGCGTCGACAAGGGTGACTTCGTCGAGGTCACCGGTGACGTGTCGGAGTTCAACGGTCTCACCGAGCTCACGACGGCGGCCGGCAAGTTCACGAAGCTGACCGAGACACCCGCACCGGTCCTCCCCGCGACGATCTCGTTCCCGTTGAGCGAGGTGCAGCGCGAGTCGTTCGAGAGCATGCTGCTGCTGCCGCAGGGCGCCATGACGGTCACCGACAACTACGCGACCAACCAGTACGGCGAGATCGGTCTGGCCGACGGCAGCGAGCCGCTGCAGACACCCACCAACGTCGTCGCCCCGGGCGCCCCGGCCAAGGCGCTGCTGGCCGAGAACACCCAGCGCCTGGTCAACCTCGACGACGGATCATCGGTCAACTTCCTGTCGGCCGCGAACCAGGGCATCGCGCTGCCGTGGCTGCGCCCCGACAACGAGGTGCGCGTCGGTGCCGCCGTCTCGTTCGTCGACCCGGTCGTCCTCGACTGGCGCAACAGCGTCTGGAAGCTGCAGCCGACGCAGCACCTGACCTCCTCCGGCAAGGAGCCGGTGACGTTCAGCTCGACGCGCACCGCGGGCCCCACCGATGTCGGCGGCGACGTGCGGATCGGCACCTTCAACGTCCTGAACTACTTCTCCACGACCGCGGCCGACTTCGAGAAGTCCGGCCTGGGCACCTGCACGACGTACAAGGACCGGGCGGGCAATCCGGTCACCGCCAACTCCTGCACCAACAACGGTCCTCGTGGGGCCGCCGACGACGCCAACCTCGAGCGTCAGCAGGCCAAGATCGTCGCGGCGATCAACACCCTGGACGCCGACGTCGTGTCGCTGGAGGAGATCGAGAACTCCAAGGCGGTCGACCCGAAGGCCGACCGCGACGAGGCGCTGGCCACGCTGGTCGATGCCCTCAATGGGGCCGCCGGCAAGCAGCGGTGGGCCTTCGTCGCGTCCCCGGCGACCGTTCCGGCCGCTGAGGACGTCATCCGCACGGCGTTCATCTACCAGCCGAAGATCGTGGCGCCCGTGGGAGCCTCGTCGATCCTGGACGACCCGGCCTTCACCAACGCCCGCCAGCCGCTGGCCCAGGCGTTCAAGCGGGCCGGCGGGCCGGACACCACGACGTTCGCGGTCATCGTCAACCACTTCAAGTCCAAGGGCTCCGGCACCGGGCTCGACGCCGACCAGGGCGACGGGCAGGGGGCGTCCAACCACTCCCGCGTCCAGCAGGCCACGGCGCTGGTCGGATTCGCCGACCGGTTCGGCACCTCGGCCGGCACGGACAAGATCTTCCTGACCGGTGACTTCAACGCGTACAACAAGGAGGACCCGGTTCGCATCATCGAGGAGGCGGGGTACACCAACGTCCCGGCCGAGCGGACCACGAAGGAGACCTATCAGTTCGACGGGATGGTCGGCTCGCTCGACCATGTCTTCGCCTCCCCGGCTGCGTACGCGCGCGTGACGGGGGCGGACATCTGGAACATCAACGCCTACGAGGCGCTGGCGCGCGAGTACAGCCGCTACAACTACAACGCGACCGATCTGTACCGGGCGGATCCGTACCGGGCCAGCGACCACGACCCGGAGCTCGTCGGGGTCGATCTCGGGGCGGAGCTCGACGCGACGACCACGTCCGCGACGGCTCCTGCGTCGATCCGTGCCGGCGCCGACCTCACGGTCTCCGTGTCGGTCTCGGGCCGCGCCACCGGAGACGTCACGGTGACCGAGGGCGGGACCGTGCTCGGCCGGGCAACGCTGGTCGACGGTGCCGCCGAGGTCGTGATCGCAGGCCTGCCGATCGGTTCGCACCTGCTGACGGTGACCTACTCCGGCGATGCGACGCATCAGGGCTCGAGCACGACGGTCGCCACCCGGGTGGTCAAGGCGCTGTCCGGCCTCACGGCCTCGGCGGGCCCTGCCACCTACGGCACGAGCGCTGCCCTGACCGTGACGGGCGCGCCCGGTGCGTCCGGCCTGGTCTACGTCGCCTCCGGTGACCAGCTCGCGGGCATGGGCATGATGACGGGCGGTACGGCGACGATCACCCTGTCCAGCCGGTTGCCGGTCGGGACGTCGCAGCTGACGGTGTTCTACGCCGGCAGTGCAGGCTTCGACCCGGCGACCACGACGACCTCGGTGACCGTGGCGAAGGCGTCGACGACGCTCAAGAAGGTGTCGGTCAGCCCGAGCAGGATCGTCGTCAAGCGCACCAAGGCGTTCGTGACGCTGTCGGTCAAGGCCACCGGGTTCACGGTCGACGGCGGCAAGGTCACCCTGCGCCAGGGCGGCAAGAACTACTCCGGGACGGTCAGGAACGGCAAGGTCCGCATCCGGCTGGCGAAGTTCACCTCGAAGGGCTCGGCCAAGAAGGTCACGGCGACCTACTCCGGCAACAGCGTTGCGAAGGGCTCGAAGACGTCCTTCACCGTGAAGGTGCGCGCGAAGTAG
- a CDS encoding 5'-nucleotidase C-terminal domain-containing protein, producing the protein MSSLFRRLTVVATATLLGAPMLAVTSAHAADDVTINLIGINDFHGRIDANTVQFAGTVEALRAENPTSSLLISAGDNVSASLFASSVQKDIPTIDVLNALDLDASAAGNHEFDQGADDLTGRLSDAADFPFLSANTFKADKTPLLKKYELFTVDGVDIAVIGAVTEETPSLVSPAGIQGLTFADPVDSINDTVDEIEALPAPQQPDVIVASIHEGAPDGSKTLEQNATSSPVFKKVVEQTDPAVDAIFMGHTHQAYAYDAPIPGQAGKTRPVLQTGNYGTNVGQIKLTFDPDTGEVTGHTKKNQARTTTAAGELTTSYPRVAEVKTITDAALAYAAEVGSKPVGSQTADITRAYTGNTENRGAESTLSNLIAESLRASVSRTPAGADIGLNNPGGVRADLLYAAGAAPDAPGTILFSEALNVLTFANQLSTVTLSGSSLKKVFEQQWQRNADGSVPTRAYLQLGMSKNLTYTFDSTRPEGDRITSITINGKVVQPTDSFKVAVPSFLTSGGDNFRAFTEGTAVDSGVVDYTGFNDYIAANSPITPDFSAHAVEVTGVKSSYKALDTVSVTLPKLDLTSRNSPANTTVAATLTYGGKTVDLGAFPVAAGSSTVTFDLPAGAVGGVTLTATAAPTNTSVSIPLSVEKIVSTTTGTAPAKAKTGTTFTVEAAVASAAGSAVTPTGTVSVKEGDTVLGSAALTDGKASVAVNASKLSADEHALTVSYSGDGVHAASTASAGTIEIVKGGSGFGAVAAPGTYGTPTTVKVSADPEASGLVYVTEGGRAIGLGFLRAGTGTVTLDGTALAPGTHSLAVYFGGDEKFDPTSTTASLTIAKAPTKLKKVSVSPSKIVVKRTKAFVTLSVKATGFTVDGGKVTLRQSGKNYSGTVRNGKVRIRLAKFTSKGSAKKITATYGGNKLAEGSSTTFTVKVRSK; encoded by the coding sequence GTGAGTTCTCTGTTCCGCCGCCTGACGGTGGTCGCCACCGCGACGCTGCTCGGCGCACCGATGCTGGCCGTCACATCGGCCCATGCCGCCGACGACGTCACGATCAACCTGATCGGCATCAACGACTTCCACGGTCGTATCGACGCCAACACCGTCCAGTTCGCCGGCACGGTCGAGGCGCTGCGCGCCGAGAACCCGACCAGCTCGCTGCTGATCTCGGCGGGCGACAACGTCAGCGCGTCGCTGTTCGCGTCGTCCGTGCAGAAGGACATCCCGACGATCGACGTGCTCAACGCGCTCGACCTCGACGCGTCGGCTGCCGGCAACCACGAGTTCGACCAGGGCGCGGACGACCTGACCGGGCGCCTGTCGGACGCAGCCGACTTCCCGTTCCTGTCGGCCAACACCTTCAAGGCCGACAAGACGCCGCTGCTGAAGAAGTACGAGTTGTTCACGGTCGACGGCGTCGACATCGCCGTCATCGGCGCGGTCACCGAGGAGACCCCCTCGCTGGTCTCGCCGGCGGGCATCCAGGGGCTGACGTTCGCCGACCCGGTCGACTCGATCAACGACACGGTCGACGAGATCGAGGCGCTGCCGGCCCCCCAGCAGCCCGACGTCATCGTCGCATCGATCCACGAGGGCGCCCCGGACGGCTCCAAGACGCTGGAGCAGAACGCGACATCGAGCCCGGTGTTCAAGAAGGTCGTCGAGCAGACCGATCCCGCCGTGGACGCGATCTTCATGGGTCACACGCACCAGGCCTACGCCTACGACGCCCCGATCCCCGGCCAGGCCGGCAAGACGCGTCCGGTGCTGCAGACGGGCAACTACGGCACGAACGTCGGCCAGATCAAGCTCACGTTCGATCCCGACACGGGCGAGGTCACCGGCCACACCAAGAAGAACCAGGCCCGCACCACGACGGCCGCCGGCGAGCTGACCACGAGCTACCCGCGGGTCGCCGAGGTCAAGACCATCACCGATGCCGCCCTCGCGTACGCCGCGGAGGTCGGCAGCAAGCCGGTCGGTTCCCAGACCGCCGACATCACCCGCGCGTACACCGGCAACACCGAGAACCGCGGTGCCGAGTCGACCCTGAGCAACTTGATTGCCGAGTCCCTCCGCGCCAGCGTGTCCAGGACCCCGGCAGGCGCCGACATCGGCCTGAACAATCCCGGAGGCGTCCGGGCCGACCTGCTGTACGCCGCCGGTGCCGCGCCCGACGCGCCCGGCACGATCCTGTTCTCCGAGGCACTCAACGTCCTGACGTTCGCCAACCAGCTGAGCACCGTGACGCTGAGCGGGTCCTCGTTGAAGAAGGTCTTCGAGCAGCAGTGGCAGCGCAATGCCGATGGCAGCGTCCCGACGCGGGCCTACCTGCAGCTGGGCATGTCGAAGAACCTGACCTACACGTTCGACTCGACTCGTCCCGAGGGCGACCGGATCACGTCGATCACGATCAACGGCAAGGTCGTGCAGCCCACCGACAGCTTCAAGGTCGCCGTTCCGTCGTTCCTGACCTCCGGCGGTGACAACTTCCGGGCCTTCACCGAGGGCACGGCGGTCGACAGCGGTGTCGTCGACTACACGGGCTTCAACGACTACATCGCGGCCAACAGCCCGATCACCCCGGACTTCTCGGCCCACGCGGTCGAGGTCACGGGCGTCAAGAGCTCCTACAAGGCCCTCGACACGGTGTCGGTGACGCTGCCCAAGCTCGATCTCACCTCCCGCAACAGCCCGGCCAACACGACGGTGGCGGCCACGCTGACGTACGGCGGCAAGACGGTCGACCTGGGCGCCTTCCCCGTCGCCGCAGGATCCTCGACGGTCACCTTCGACCTGCCGGCAGGCGCTGTGGGGGGCGTGACGCTGACTGCGACCGCCGCTCCCACGAACACGTCGGTCAGCATCCCGCTGTCGGTCGAGAAGATCGTGTCGACCACCACCGGCACGGCGCCGGCCAAGGCCAAGACCGGGACGACCTTCACGGTCGAGGCCGCCGTCGCGTCCGCCGCGGGCTCCGCTGTCACCCCCACGGGCACCGTCTCGGTCAAGGAGGGCGACACCGTCCTCGGCTCGGCCGCCCTGACCGACGGCAAGGCATCGGTCGCGGTCAACGCCAGCAAGCTGTCGGCCGACGAGCACGCCCTGACGGTGTCGTACTCGGGTGACGGCGTGCACGCTGCGTCGACGGCCTCAGCCGGGACGATCGAGATCGTCAAGGGCGGGTCCGGCTTCGGCGCGGTCGCCGCGCCGGGCACCTACGGGACGCCCACCACGGTGAAGGTCTCGGCCGATCCCGAGGCATCCGGCCTGGTCTACGTGACCGAGGGTGGACGTGCGATCGGCCTGGGCTTCCTGCGGGCCGGCACCGGCACGGTCACGCTGGACGGCACGGCGCTCGCGCCGGGCACCCACTCGCTCGCGGTCTACTTCGGCGGGGACGAGAAGTTCGACCCGACCAGCACGACCGCTTCGCTGACGATCGCCAAGGCGCCGACCAAGCTCAAGAAGGTGTCGGTCAGCCCGAGCAAGATCGTCGTCAAGCGCACCAAGGCGTTCGTGACGCTGTCGGTCAAGGCCACCGGGTTCACGGTCGACGGCGGCAAGGTCACACTGCGCCAGAGCGGCAAGAACTACTCCGGCACGGTCAGGAACGGCAAGGTCCGCATCCGGCTGGCGAAGTTCACGTCAAAGGGCTCGGCCAAGAAGATCACGGCGACCTACGGCGGCAACAAGCTCGCCGAGGGATCGTCGACGACCTTCACGGTCAAGGTCCGCAGCAAGTAG
- the deoC gene encoding deoxyribose-phosphate aldolase, whose protein sequence is MSSPVTVAEIAATIDHAILKPELTRAEVDEQLALVARYGVFSACVRPSDVAHAFRVLEGSGVAVCAVIGFPHGTTTTQTKVAEATEALDNGASELDMVLNIGRLRSGLVDDVEADIHAVVTAAGEHVVKVILETALLDDDQIVAGCQAAERAGAAFVKTSTGFAGGGATIEDLRLMRSTVGDAVQVKASGGVRGLDTLLEMRDLGVTRFGTSATATILDEVAAREAGQASSASTDESSY, encoded by the coding sequence ATGTCCTCACCCGTCACCGTTGCCGAGATCGCCGCCACCATCGACCACGCCATCCTCAAGCCCGAGCTGACCCGCGCGGAGGTCGACGAGCAGCTGGCCCTCGTGGCCCGGTACGGCGTCTTCAGCGCGTGCGTGCGTCCCAGCGACGTCGCGCACGCCTTCCGCGTGCTCGAGGGCTCGGGCGTCGCCGTCTGCGCCGTGATCGGCTTCCCGCACGGCACCACCACGACGCAGACCAAGGTCGCCGAGGCCACCGAGGCGCTCGACAACGGGGCGTCCGAGCTCGACATGGTGCTCAACATCGGCCGCCTGCGCAGCGGCCTGGTCGACGATGTCGAGGCCGACATCCACGCCGTCGTCACGGCGGCGGGCGAGCACGTCGTCAAGGTCATCCTCGAGACCGCCCTGCTGGACGACGACCAGATCGTGGCGGGCTGCCAGGCTGCCGAGCGGGCCGGCGCGGCCTTCGTGAAGACCTCCACCGGATTCGCCGGGGGAGGGGCCACGATCGAGGACCTGCGGCTCATGCGCTCCACCGTCGGTGACGCCGTTCAGGTCAAGGCGTCCGGCGGCGTCCGCGGCCTGGACACCCTGCTGGAGATGCGCGACCTCGGCGTCACCCGCTTCGGCACCAGCGCGACCGCCACGATCCTCGACGAGGTCGCCGCCCGCGAGGCCGGCCAGGCGTCGTCCGCCTCCACCGACGAGTCCTCCTACTGA
- a CDS encoding uridine kinase family protein — MGAPSGVVIVAGPSGSGKSHLAERLGWPILRLDDFYRDVDAPNMPRSTLGIIDWDHPGSWDAVAAVGAIAELCASGTAEVPVYDIATSRRTGTQILSAPDGRFIAEGLFAPVIVDACREAGLLRAAICLYRPASVTFALRLFRDLREARKPPSMLVRRGWRLMKDEPRIVAEAVAHGCEAMSPREARRLLGS; from the coding sequence GTGGGCGCACCCTCTGGAGTCGTGATCGTGGCAGGACCATCGGGATCGGGGAAGTCCCACCTCGCGGAACGGCTGGGCTGGCCGATCCTGCGTCTGGACGACTTCTACCGCGACGTCGACGCACCCAACATGCCGCGGTCGACGCTCGGGATCATCGACTGGGACCACCCGGGTTCGTGGGACGCCGTGGCCGCGGTGGGTGCGATCGCCGAGCTGTGCGCGTCCGGGACGGCGGAGGTTCCGGTGTACGACATCGCCACCAGCCGGCGGACGGGAACGCAGATCCTGTCCGCCCCGGACGGTCGCTTCATCGCCGAGGGCCTGTTCGCGCCCGTCATCGTCGACGCCTGCCGCGAGGCCGGGCTGCTGCGCGCGGCGATCTGCCTGTACCGCCCGGCGTCGGTGACCTTCGCGCTGCGGCTGTTCCGCGATCTGCGGGAGGCACGCAAGCCGCCGTCGATGCTGGTGCGCCGCGGCTGGCGGCTCATGAAGGACGAGCCGCGCATCGTCGCCGAAGCGGTCGCGCACGGCTGCGAGGCGATGTCCCCCCGGGAGGCGCGCAGGCTGCTCGGCAGCTGA